A stretch of DNA from Paenibacillus albus:
TGTATGTAGAAGAGCTGTTTAGTAAGCTTCATCAGCTGCAGCAATTGTGCGCAGCTGATGATATAGAGATTTCATTGGATAAAGCAGCTGAGATATACCGCATCGTGCATTCGATAAAAGGGAGCGCGTCGACAATCGGGTTCAAGCGGATCGGTGAAATCGCGCAGCAAATGCTCTCCAGCTGGCATTGGGCGAGGAAAGTCACGCTGGCGGCGGTTCTGGAAGAATATGATGGCGCCTTCACCCTGCAGCTGTATCAGGGCAGCGCGCTTGTGTCGATGCCGCTGCTGTGCGCGCTGGAAGCGGAGATTGATGCATCCGCGAGCCTCATTGCTTCACTTCAGCAGGAGGTGCCACCTGTACCGATCGAAGGGCAAGGCGGCCATACAGAGCTGCTTCCTGGGGCGAGAAGGATTCTCATTATTGATGACGATGCCGGACTTCGCACTTACTTGGCCGAGCGGCTTGAACTTGAAGATTACCGGGTCGATATGGCATCGAATGTGCAAGAAGCGATGACTTTGCTGCGGGGCGGCAGCTACCAGCTGATTACGCTCGATCTTATGATGTATCCGCAAAGCGGGTACGAAATTCTGCATATGCTCAAGAATGACCGGGCGATTCGCGTAGTGCCGATGATTGTGCTGTCAGGCATCAATGATACCGAGGATAAAGTTCGCTGCCTGGATATGGGCGTCGATGATTATGTCAGCAAGCCGTTCGACTACGAAGAGCTTAGCGCGCGAATTCGGAGGATTTTGCAGCGAAACCGAGAGTTCGAATGGATTGCGTTCCGTGATCCGCTCACCGGCTTGTACAATCGGCGATTCTTCGACTGTCAGATTGAAGTTGAGCTTAGCCGGATGAGCCGTAAGCCGGCGAATATCTCGATTGTGCTGCTTGATGTGGATCATTTTAAAAAAGTGAACGATACATATGGGCATCAGATTGGCGACCTGGTCCTGCAGCATTTTGGCCAGCTTCTTCAAAAAAGTTTGCGTACCTCTGATATTGTGGCGCGTTGGGGCGGAGAAGAATTCGTCGTTATTATGCCGAATACGACCGATTCGGATGCCTACAAGGCGATCGGCTCCATCCTGCAAAAGGTGCAGAATTCGCCGATTGTGACAACCGGGGAGCGGAGCTACTCCATCACGTTCTCGGCCGGTATTTCGCAGTGGCGGGTGGGGCTTACCGTCGAGCAGTGGATTCAGCGGGCGGATTATGCGCTATATAAAGCGAAGCATCTGGGACGTAACCGCATGTGCAAAATCTCAAGCAAGCTTCGTACCGATCCGTCGATATCCGGCTCCGAGTCTGTTAAGAAGGTTATCGTCGCTAAGGATGACCGGGTACTTCGAATGATTATGGTCGATAATTTGGTTAATTCCGGCTACCAGACACTGGAAGCTCAAGATGGCGAGATGGCATACCGCATGCTGATGAGCGAGGATGCGGATTTGTGCATATTGGATTGCGTTATGCCGGTGTTGAATGGTCTTCAGGTGCTGAAGCGAATGAAGGATGAAGGCTCGCGGCCTGTACGAACCAAGATCATGTTCGCAACCGGTCACGATCAATCTGATATGGCAAAAGAGTGCTTTGCGCTTGGTGCGGACCAGTTCATAACGAAGCCTTTCTCGATGCAGGACTTCGAGCGAAAGGTGAGCAGCCTTATGGAATAGAGAAACGCCCGCAGTCCACCTGGGATTGCGGGCGTTTGTTGTATGAGTGTGAGCTAGCCTTGCTGCTCAGCCTCTTCCAAGCGCTGAAGCGCTTCGAGGTTGTTCTCGATGACTTCCGGGTATGGCTGGAAGTTTCCATCGTCATTGCGCGGCGTGCCAATTGGGCCAACGACAAGCTCAAGGCCAACAGTGTCGCCGGATTGAACAGGGAAGTAAATCAGCGATTCCGGAACACGGCGTCCGTTGAGGCTGAGAATCGTATCGGTGCTGCCGG
This window harbors:
- a CDS encoding diguanylate cyclase, which encodes MIQSNRDETGLLSQERLMNHSKRLYVEELFSKLHQLQQLCAADDIEISLDKAAEIYRIVHSIKGSASTIGFKRIGEIAQQMLSSWHWARKVTLAAVLEEYDGAFTLQLYQGSALVSMPLLCALEAEIDASASLIASLQQEVPPVPIEGQGGHTELLPGARRILIIDDDAGLRTYLAERLELEDYRVDMASNVQEAMTLLRGGSYQLITLDLMMYPQSGYEILHMLKNDRAIRVVPMIVLSGINDTEDKVRCLDMGVDDYVSKPFDYEELSARIRRILQRNREFEWIAFRDPLTGLYNRRFFDCQIEVELSRMSRKPANISIVLLDVDHFKKVNDTYGHQIGDLVLQHFGQLLQKSLRTSDIVARWGGEEFVVIMPNTTDSDAYKAIGSILQKVQNSPIVTTGERSYSITFSAGISQWRVGLTVEQWIQRADYALYKAKHLGRNRMCKISSKLRTDPSISGSESVKKVIVAKDDRVLRMIMVDNLVNSGYQTLEAQDGEMAYRMLMSEDADLCILDCVMPVLNGLQVLKRMKDEGSRPVRTKIMFATGHDQSDMAKECFALGADQFITKPFSMQDFERKVSSLME